AGGCAGGGAAAAATGGAATTGCGAGCCCTCTGCGACCGTGCTCTCGACCCAGATCTGTCCGCCATGGGCTTCGACAATGTGCTTGGCGATGGCAAGGCCGAGGCCTGTACCGCCGACTTCGCGCGACCGCGCGGCGTCGACACGATAAAATCGCTCAAAGATGCGGGCTTGGTCGGCTTGCGGGATTCCGATCCCGGTGTCCGCTACCGTGATCACGACGAAACCATCCCTCCCCGCTGCGCTGACACTGATGCTGCCGCCGACAGGCGTGTACTGAATAGCGTTGTCGAGCAAATTGCGCATCACTTCGCGAAGAAAGCTGGCGTCTCCGAGGACACGCGACAGATTCCGCGGCACATCTGCGACGGCTAGAGATAGCAGCTTCTGGCTGGCTGCGCCGCGCGCGGATTCTACTGCGGCTCCAATCAACACCTGAAGATCCACCGGCTGAAAATCCATGTCCAGCTTTCCGGCTTCGATGCGAGACAGTTTCAGGAGATCGTCAGTCAAGCGCGACAAACGAGCGGCGTGGTTCCGAATCACTTCAACGAAGTGCCGGTTATTTTTCTGGTCTTCAAGGGCGCCGGCAAGGAGCGTTTCAGCGAAGCCTTGAATTGCGGTCAGCGGAGTACGGAGTTCGTGGGAAACGTTGGCGACGAAGTCCCTTCGCACTTGTTCGAGGCGACGAATGTCCGTGATTTCGTGGAGGACAACGACGGCTCCGAATGTCTCGTTTTTTTGCTGCGTCTCAGAGCCAGTAATAACGTCGTTGAACGAGCGAATTGGCGCAACGGTTA
The DNA window shown above is from Candidatus Angelobacter sp. and carries:
- a CDS encoding ATP-binding protein; translated protein: MRWNLVEVSFLILFLGIVFSLLFSQRFANRVTRLQEFSRRVANGDFRPLPRERGNDELGDLARILNETAVRLEATIRSLTEERNRSAALLRSMVEGIAVVDVRERVTFCNQAFSKIWNVGSAGIEGKPAIEVIRQTHVLELIRQALSGKETLYGEISLGTAQPRNFSVTVAPIRSFNDVITGSETQQKNETFGAVVVLHEITDIRRLEQVRRDFVANVSHELRTPLTAIQGFAETLLAGALEDQKNNRHFVEVIRNHAARLSRLTDDLLKLSRIEAGKLDMDFQPVDLQVLIGAAVESARGAASQKLLSLAVADVPRNLSRVLGDASFLREVMRNLLDNAIQYTPVGGSISVSAAGRDGFVVITVADTGIGIPQADQARIFERFYRVDAARSREVGGTGLGLAIAKHIVEAHGGQIWVESTVAEGSQFHFSLPAAA